AACGCTGCCCGAAGTGCAGCAGAACTCGCTCATCATCGGTCTTAAGTCGGAACTGGCGCGCGGCGAGTCGAGGCTCAATGAAATGAGCCAGCGCTTCGGTCGCAACCACCCGGAGTACCAGCGCGCCCAGGGCGAAGTCGATACCCTGCGCAGCAAGCTCGACGCCGAAATGAAGAAGGTGGCCAGCACGCTCAGCACCAGCAACCGCGTGAACGTGCAGCGCGAGGCCGAAGTACGGGCAGCACTGGCGGCACAGAAGAATCGAGTGCTCGAACTGAAGAAGCAGCGTGACGACCTGGCCGTCCTGCAGCGCGAGGTCGAGAGCGCACAGCGTGCCTACGACGCCGTGGCCCAGCGTTTCACCCAGACCAGCCTCGAAAGCCAGACCACGCAGACCAATATCGTCGTGCTGACGCCGGCGATCGCACCGGTCGAGCACTCCAGCCCCAACCTGCTGCTGAACACGCTGGTCGCCATCTTCCTCGGCGTGCTGCTGGCGGTCGGTACCGTATTGCTGCTCGAACTGCTGGATCAGCGCGTGCGCGGTGACGACGATCTGCAGCAACTGCTCGGTGTGCCGGTGCTCGGCCTGATCTCGACCGTCAAGTTCAACAAGGGCGCCAAACGCGCCCGTGCGGCCACCGCCTGAAGGACATCACCATGAACGCACCCACTTCCATCGATACCGGGTCCGGGCGGGCCATCGGCGCCATCCTGATCGACGCTGGCCGCTTGAGCCCGGACGGCGCCGAACGCATCCTGCGTGCGCAGCGCGAGCGCGGCCTGCGCTTCGGCGACGCGGCGATCTCGCTCGGCCTGCTCAAGGAATCCGACATCCAGTTCGCGCTGTCGCGCCAGTTTGACTACCCCTTCCTGCAGGCCGGCGAAAGCGCGGTCAGCGACGAGGTGATTGCGGCCTATCGCCCCTTCACCCACCAGGTGGAAGAACTGCGCGCACTGCGCAGTCAGCTCATGCTGCGCTGGTTCGACGCCGAAGCCGAGCGCAAGACGCTGGCCATCGTCAGTCCGGAGCGGGGCGAGGGGCGCAGCTTCATCGCTGCCAATCTGGCCGTCGTGTTTTCGCAGTTGGGCGAGCGCACGCTGCTGATCGACGCCGACATGCGCAATCCGCGGCAGCACACGCTGTTCTCGGTCAGCAACCGGGTCGGTCTGTCGGAGACGCTGGCCGGGCGCGGTGGTCCTGACGCGGTGCAGCGCGTGCCGGCGCTGCTCGACCTGTGCGTGATGCCGGCCGGTGCAGTGCCGCCGAACCCGCAGGAACTGCTGTCGCGGCCCGTGTTCAGCCAGTTGCTGGGGCAGCTGTCGAAGGACTTCGACGTCATCCTGATCGACACGCCCGCCGGAGCCGAGTACGCCGACGCGCAGACCATCGCCGTACGTGCGAGCGGTGCGCTGATGGTGGCGCGCAAGAACGTGAGCCGCGCCTCGCGCCTGCGCCGCCTGGCCGACGAACTGATCACCGCCAGCGCGACCGTCGTCGGCTCGGTGATGAACGAGCCCTGATCGGGCCGGTCAGAACGGAAACGATCATTCGGTGAGCGCCTCCAGCATGTCTTCTCCGCACTCCATGCGTCTCGGCGCCCACGCGCTGTCATTCGGCTGGGCGCCGTTCTGGATTGTGCTGGCCGGTATGGCCGCGATGTACGGCCCCAGCTTTCATGATCTGTTCAACGGCATCTGGAGCACCGACGAGAACGCGCACGGCCCCATCGTGCTCGCCGTTGCGTTGTGGCTGCTCTACACGAAGTGGAACGGCATAGCCGACGAAATCCAACCTGCGCCTGCGCCTGTGCTGGGCTGGCCGCTGGTGGTTGCATCGCTGCTGTTCTATATCCTTGGCCGCTCGCAAGACATCCTGATCTTCGAGATCGGTTCCCTGATCCCGATGATCGCCGGTCTGATACTGGTGTTCTTCGGGCGGGCGACCCTGCTGCGTCTGTGGTTCCCGCTGTTCTTCATGCTGTTCATGATTCCGCTGCCCGGCATCCTGGTCGACGCGGTGACGCAGCCGATGAAGATGGGGGTGTCGTGGGCAGCCGAGCATCTGCTGTACGCGCTGGGCTATCCGATCGCACGCACTGGCGTCATCCTGGTTATCGGCCAGTACCAGTTGCTGGTGGCAGATGCCTGCGCCGGCCTGCACTCGCTGTTCACGCTTGAGGCGCTGGGCCTGCTCTACCTGAATCTGGTCCGTCACGACTCGTTTGCACGCAATGTGACGCTGGCCATCCTGATCGTGCCGATTTCCTTCTGCGCCAACGTGATTCGCGTGATCGTACTGACGCTGATCACCTACCATTTCGGTGACGAGGCGGGGCAGGGCTTCCTGCATGGCTTCGCCGGCATGGTGCTGTTCATCAGTGCGCTCATCCTCATCATCGGTGTCGATTCGATGCTGCGCTTCGGCGTGCGCAAGGCCGATGCGGCCTGAGGGCCGTTCATGAGCAGCGACGCCGATCTGCTCTTCATGAACGAGGCGCTGGCGCTCGCGCGTGAGGCGGGATCGCTCGGCGAGGTACCGGTGGGCGCCGTCGTCGTCAGCAACGGCGAGATCGTCGGTCGCGGCTTCAATCGTCCCATCATGGCGAACGACCCGACCGCCCATGCCGAAGTGATGGCCTTGCGCGCGGCGGGCCAGGCACTGGCCAACTACCGCATGCCCGGCTGCACCCTGTACGTGACGCTGGAGCCGTGCGCGATGTGCAGCGGTGCGATCCAGCATGCGCGCATCGCGCGCGTCGTGTTCGGCGCGCGCGACCCGAAGACCGGATGCTGCGGCAGCGTGACCGACCTGTTCGCCGAGCCCAGGCTCAATCACCATGCCGAAGTCGAGTCCGGCGTGCTGGCGGAGGAATGCGGTCGCCTGCTCAGCGACTTCTTCGCCGCCCGCCGCCGGCGCATCGAAACCGCCTGATGCATATCGACATCGACATCCGCTCGCAGTGGCTGCGCCTGTACGACGATGCCGGCGTGCTGATCCGTCGCTATCGGGTGTCGACCGCCAAGAACGGAGCCGGCGAGCAGCGCGGCAGCTTCCGCACGCCGCGCGGGCGGCACGTTATCCGCGCCCGCATCGGCGCCGGCGCGCCAGCGAACACGGTGTTCGTGCGCCGGCGTCCGACCGGCGAACTGTGGTCGCCGGAACTGGCGGCCGCACATCCCGGCCGCGACTGGATACTGACGCGCATACTGTGGCTGTCTGGCTGCGAGCGGGGCCTGAACCGGCTGGGTGAGGTCGATACGATGCGTCGCTACATCTATCTGCATGGCAGCCCGGATACGGCGGAGATGGGCGTACCCGGCTCGATCGGCTGCGTGCGCATGCGCAATCGCGACATCATCGAACTGTTCGACCTGGTGCCGGCGGGCACCCCGGTCCACATCACGGATTGAGCGTGCTGAACGTCGAACTGGGTGACTGGGCGTCGATGGCGCCGGCACTCGAGGCGATACGGCGCGAAGTGTTCATCGTCGAACAGCAGGTTCCGGAAGAGATGGAGTGGGACGCCGAAGACGCCACCAGCGTGCATGCGCTGGCGCTGCTCGACGGCCACCCGGTCGGTTGTGGGCGCCTGTTGCCGGACGGCCACATCGGCCGCATGGCCGTGCGCGCGCCGCACCGCTCAAGAGGGATCGGCCGGGCGCTGCTGCAGGCTTTGCTCGCTGAGGCGCAGCGGCGCGGCGTGCGCGAGGTGGTGCTGCACGCGCAGACGCACGCGCTGCGCTTCTACGAGGGGCAGGGTTTCGTTGCCGACGGGCCGGTATTCGACGAGGCCGGTATCGCTCACCGCCGGATGTCGAGGGCCCTGGTCAGCTGAGACAGGAAGTCGTCCCCCAGCGGCTTGACGATGAAGTCGGTCACGCGCGGGAAGGTGAAGGCGCGGTCGCGGTCGGCTTCCAGCGGTGACGAACTGAGCATGCAGACGCGGGCATCCGCCTGTTGCGCCGTGGGCAGCCGGTGGAACTGTTCGAGAAACTCGAAGCCGTTCATGCGCGGCATGTTGATGTCGAGCAGGATGAGGTCGACCGCGTGTCCCGGGTGCGCCTGAAACCACTCCAATGCCTTTTCCGCCCACTCGAACACCAGCAGCTCAGTCGCCAGACCGGAGCGCTCGATCATCATGCCGTGAAAGAAATTGTCGGCGTCGTTGTCGTCGATCAGCATCACGGTGCGCAGCGCTGCAGTCGTCATCGTGCAAACCCCGGTTGATCGGCGCCGCGCATACAGTGTCGAGGCGCGCGCGCAGATGCGGCGACGGGCCGCGGGGTGGCGTCAGTTTCGATGGAAGGGGCTGTCATCGGCATGGCGAGCGTCCGATCAGGCATATGTGCATCACGCTATCTCCGTCCGCTGCATCGCGTGCGAGGTGATACCGATGCGGCAGCTCGCGGGCAATGCCAGCACGAAGCGGCTGCCAGCGCCGGGCTGCGACTCGACGAAGATGCGGCCGTGGTGCATGTCGGCGATGCGTCGGCTCAGCGCAAGTCCGAGGCCGGTGCCCTCGTACTCCGCCTGCGCGTGCAGCCGCTGGAAGGCCTCGAAGATGCGTTCCTGGAACTCCGGCGCGATGCCTATGCCCTTGTCGCGCACCGACACATGCAGTTCGTCGTCGACCACGGCGTAAGCGATATCGACTTCCGGCGGCTCGCCGGGTGCGTGAAACTTCAGCGCGTTGTCGATCACGTTCTGCAGCAGCAGGCCCAGCAGGCTGCGGTCGCCGCGAATGACCGGCAGCGGTGTGACGCGTATCGTCGCGCCGCTGCGAGCGATCGCGGCGGCCAGCGACTGGCGCGTGTCCTCGACCAGTTCGGCCAGATTGACCGCGTCCATCCGCGCCTCGGTCGCATCGAGCCGGACGAAGGCGAGCAGGTCGTCCACCAGCGCCCGCAGCCGTTCGCCGCCGCGCACGATGAAGTCCACGTAGCGCTCGCGTCGCGTGGCATCTGCCTCGTTGGCGTCACGCCGGAGCAGCTTGGCGAAGTTCAGGATGGAGTTGATCGGTTCGCGCAGATCGTGCGAAGCGACATGCACGAACTGCTGCAGCGCGATATTGCTGCGTTCGAGTTCGGCGAGCGTGCGCTGCAGATGTTCCTCCGCCTGCAGCCGCGCCGTGATGTCCTCACCAACGCCGAGCAGGCCGGTGGTCACGCCCTGTTCGTCGTGCAGCCGCGTGGTGTGCCAGGACACGACGCGCAACTGACCGTCGGCCGTCAGCACGTGGCCGCGGAAGCGGCGCGCCGCGTCGCGTTCGCCACTGACCAGCTGAGCGAAGAAGGCGCGCGCATCGGCACGCTCGTTTTCCGGGAAGCACAGCTCGAACCAGTCGCGTCCGGGCAGGCTGCTGCCGGGGCGGCCAAGTACCTCGGCCGCCATCCGGTTGGCGCGCACGATGCGGCCGTCGTTGTCCGCAACCACCATCATGTTGCCGGCGATGTCGAAGTACAGCTCGGCGCGGTCTCGCTCCGCCTTCAGTTCGACGGTGCGATGGTCGACCAGCGCCTTCATTTCAGCGTTGAAACGCTGCAACTGCCGTTCGAACAGGTTCTGCCGCTCGTGTGCAGCCTGCAGTTCGCTCACGTGCAGGCGCAGTTCGATCTGCGCGACCACCTGCCGTGCCAGCGCGGCCAGCGCTTCGCGCTGCGCGGCGCCGAGCTCGTGTGCCACGGTGTCGATGACGCACAGCGTGCCGATGCGCCGGCCATCGGCGACTTCGAGCGGCGCGCCGGCGTAGAAGCGGATGCCCGGCCCGCCAGTGACCAGCGGGTTGTCGCGAAAACGCGCGTCCATCGTCGCGTCCGGCACCACCAGCACCTCGTGCTGCAGGATGGCGTGTGCGCAGAAGGCCTGTTCACGCGGTGTTTCGGTGGCGTCGAGGCCGATGCGCGACTTGAACCATTGGCGGTCCTGGTCGACCAGGCTGACCAGCGCGATCGGGGTGCCGCAGAGCTGCGAGGCGATGCGCGCGAGATCGTCGAACGCCGGTTCGGGCGGCGTGTCGAGCAGCCGGCAGGCCTGCAGCGCCTGCAGGCGTTCGTGTTCGTCGGGCGGTAGTGGGGCTGCGATCGTGGAAGTCATGCTGCACGTGTCCGTAGCGGAGTGCTGCCAATCATCATTTCACCCGCCGCTGCTGCAGGGTTGGAGGGGGTGGAGGCGACGGCGGGCAGTGTCGGCCTGTTGTCGGCATTCTGCCTTCAAACTTGACTGACCGCCGGTGTCCGCGAGCGTTCAGCGATCGATGGCGATGCGGCGTCTGTCGTCCGCGCGTCCGCCCGGGCCGTAGCAGCGCTCCTCGACGTCGATACGGCTGCGGCACATTGTCAGCACGGTGCTCGACCGGGTGCCGTAGTCCTCGCCGGCAATGAAGACCGGTGACAGGCGGCGCTCCCATTCAAGACCGACACCGGTGTCCGGCAGGTCGGCGTCAGGGGCCGGCGTGTCGTCACGCAGCGTGTCGAAAAGTGCCTCCTGACGCGCTTCGGCGTCCTCCTGCGCAAGTGCCCGCGCAAAGCCGTCGCGGGCGCGCAGCAGCTTGGGCCAGGGCGTGCCCGGAAGGTGGTTGGACAGCGCATGGATGCCGTCGTCGAGCACGCGCCACTGCGCTTCGTCACCGTGGCGGTGGCCGACCCACACCAGCGTGTCGCCGTCGCACAGCAGCAGATTGAAGCCGTTGTAGGCGCCTGCTTCGCTGCAGGTCTGGCGGGCGTAGTCGTTGGCGGTCTGCCGGCCAGTCAGGAACCTGGCAACCAGTTCGCCGCGCGAGCGGGTATCTGCGCGCTGCGTCGACGGATCGCGGT
The window above is part of the Methyloversatilis discipulorum genome. Proteins encoded here:
- a CDS encoding sensor histidine kinase, whose translation is MTSTIAAPLPPDEHERLQALQACRLLDTPPEPAFDDLARIASQLCGTPIALVSLVDQDRQWFKSRIGLDATETPREQAFCAHAILQHEVLVVPDATMDARFRDNPLVTGGPGIRFYAGAPLEVADGRRIGTLCVIDTVAHELGAAQREALAALARQVVAQIELRLHVSELQAAHERQNLFERQLQRFNAEMKALVDHRTVELKAERDRAELYFDIAGNMMVVADNDGRIVRANRMAAEVLGRPGSSLPGRDWFELCFPENERADARAFFAQLVSGERDAARRFRGHVLTADGQLRVVSWHTTRLHDEQGVTTGLLGVGEDITARLQAEEHLQRTLAELERSNIALQQFVHVASHDLREPINSILNFAKLLRRDANEADATRRERYVDFIVRGGERLRALVDDLLAFVRLDATEARMDAVNLAELVEDTRQSLAAAIARSGATIRVTPLPVIRGDRSLLGLLLQNVIDNALKFHAPGEPPEVDIAYAVVDDELHVSVRDKGIGIAPEFQERIFEAFQRLHAQAEYEGTGLGLALSRRIADMHHGRIFVESQPGAGSRFVLALPASCRIGITSHAMQRTEIA
- a CDS encoding L,D-transpeptidase, which produces MHIDIDIRSQWLRLYDDAGVLIRRYRVSTAKNGAGEQRGSFRTPRGRHVIRARIGAGAPANTVFVRRRPTGELWSPELAAAHPGRDWILTRILWLSGCERGLNRLGEVDTMRRYIYLHGSPDTAEMGVPGSIGCVRMRNRDIIELFDLVPAGTPVHITD
- a CDS encoding NRDE family protein — translated: MCLIVLGWKQQPDCPLIVAANRDEFHRRPTAALDFWPDAPQVLAGRDLQSGGSWMGVSRSGRFAALTNYRDPSTQRADTRSRGELVARFLTGRQTANDYARQTCSEAGAYNGFNLLLCDGDTLVWVGHRHGDEAQWRVLDDGIHALSNHLPGTPWPKLLRARDGFARALAQEDAEARQEALFDTLRDDTPAPDADLPDTGVGLEWERRLSPVFIAGEDYGTRSSTVLTMCRSRIDVEERCYGPGGRADDRRRIAIDR
- the tadA gene encoding tRNA adenosine(34) deaminase TadA, whose product is MSSDADLLFMNEALALAREAGSLGEVPVGAVVVSNGEIVGRGFNRPIMANDPTAHAEVMALRAAGQALANYRMPGCTLYVTLEPCAMCSGAIQHARIARVVFGARDPKTGCCGSVTDLFAEPRLNHHAEVESGVLAEECGRLLSDFFAARRRRIETA
- the epsG gene encoding chain length determinant protein tyrosine kinase EpsG, which gives rise to MNAPTSIDTGSGRAIGAILIDAGRLSPDGAERILRAQRERGLRFGDAAISLGLLKESDIQFALSRQFDYPFLQAGESAVSDEVIAAYRPFTHQVEELRALRSQLMLRWFDAEAERKTLAIVSPERGEGRSFIAANLAVVFSQLGERTLLIDADMRNPRQHTLFSVSNRVGLSETLAGRGGPDAVQRVPALLDLCVMPAGAVPPNPQELLSRPVFSQLLGQLSKDFDVILIDTPAGAEYADAQTIAVRASGALMVARKNVSRASRLRRLADELITASATVVGSVMNEP
- a CDS encoding GNAT family N-acetyltransferase — encoded protein: MLNVELGDWASMAPALEAIRREVFIVEQQVPEEMEWDAEDATSVHALALLDGHPVGCGRLLPDGHIGRMAVRAPHRSRGIGRALLQALLAEAQRRGVREVVLHAQTHALRFYEGQGFVADGPVFDEAGIAHRRMSRALVS
- the xrtB gene encoding exosortase B; translation: MRLGAHALSFGWAPFWIVLAGMAAMYGPSFHDLFNGIWSTDENAHGPIVLAVALWLLYTKWNGIADEIQPAPAPVLGWPLVVASLLFYILGRSQDILIFEIGSLIPMIAGLILVFFGRATLLRLWFPLFFMLFMIPLPGILVDAVTQPMKMGVSWAAEHLLYALGYPIARTGVILVIGQYQLLVADACAGLHSLFTLEALGLLYLNLVRHDSFARNVTLAILIVPISFCANVIRVIVLTLITYHFGDEAGQGFLHGFAGMVLFISALILIIGVDSMLRFGVRKADAA
- a CDS encoding two-component system response regulator; translated protein: MTTAALRTVMLIDDNDADNFFHGMMIERSGLATELLVFEWAEKALEWFQAHPGHAVDLILLDINMPRMNGFEFLEQFHRLPTAQQADARVCMLSSSPLEADRDRAFTFPRVTDFIVKPLGDDFLSQLTRALDIRR